In Leishmania major strain Friedlin complete genome, chromosome 34, the following proteins share a genomic window:
- a CDS encoding putative kinesin has product MTFAEIAPLVEHVLDGFHATVFAYGQTGSGKTHTMDGLRYASNSQQRKAIVPDVDGTEVQQHGIMPRVIQLLFDRARERQCAAVFESTDAQHDAETLDDGVEYTFRCSFYQIYNEKITDLLRGTSVPGDVGEVAASSLSSSLALTKLKMGARSKRGVGEGDLRVRWHKGDVFKVENLFICTCDSPAEMREMLFSGIQQKVVSTHLLNHHSSRSHCVFTIYVESRARQKGDLLSRSELSLVDLAGSEKIGLLSHNPSARLVKESIDINTSLLALGKVITALSSGPAPAAAELKRKNLGLAPRARGGAEQQAATRHIPYRDSKLTMLLKHALGGNSLTTMIACISPSDRYVDETTSTLLYAGRAKNIRNAPHVNEDATTVLIRQLREEISQLKAELGYYREMAANSLVEREGRVNACECCCGGVYKDPLRSVDPSSLPARGTTEDIVTVHEVDQLADSLVAACGMLTNLMQVNAQLRELYDAVRDRQDAAERRETELNAENLALRERLAVLEDIVLQNEDLGEVKENSMIGSDDASDADEKLNSSEPLARASKSDKRRGCSRAQEETLAVAKESSAAPALGRLADDSARGGKLADNSAAGTSSSQRLTSSSTAVGQPASATKEDCKSNRPALVSPDSEAVASPVRKIAPGSSTMVEQLAIALRGVPNGSSPFDAATLENPADRESSRKCATDDEDRRRLHGRTKKKRNGLANRLKDYEALYRTPHTIETYADYYKQPARSQSLAVVVPGVPAIRASEAVAPHVTVTLQDMKMTVSKLPKAVVQEYVPSSLLRPGLFGCLAFGGGDSEKVLFEQNRSSREARLRALQQRQQELYRQVHLAVHGLRSEDPASAVSPPPSGSATSSAASAPQRPNSTSDIPGISGKQEEMSSSRSGFAHLSCGPALAYAPQAVNRTGTGPYPELSIRQRPCAPSDSMKRLMRYMECDR; this is encoded by the coding sequence ATGACCTTCGCCGAGATTGCCCCTCTCGTAGAGCACGTCCTCGATGGGTTTCATGCCACCGTATTCGCCTATGGACAAACAGGTAGTGGCAAGACCCACACCATGGATGGCTTGCGCTACGCATCGaactcgcagcagcgcaaggcgATCGTACCGGATGTGGACGGGACAGAAGTGCAGCAGCATGGTATTATGCCGCGCGTCATACAGCTGCTCTTTGACCGTGCACGGGAGCGGCAGTGCGCGGCCGTCTTCGAGAGCACTGACGCGCAGCATGATGCAGAGACGCTGGACGACGGGGTGGAGTACACGTTCCGCTGCAGCTTCTACCAGATCTACAATGAGAAGATCACCGATCTACTTCGCGGCACCAGTGTCCCGGGGGATGTCGGCGAGGTAGCGGCGTCGTCTTTGTCCTCGTCGTTGGCGCTGACGAAGCTTAAGATGGGTGCGCGCAGCAAAAGAGGCGTCGGTGAGGGAgacctgcgtgtgcgctggcACAAGGGCGACGTCTTCAAGGTGGAAAACTTGTTTATCTGCACCTGCGACTCCCCAGCTGAGATGCGTGAGATGCTGTTCAGTGGCATTCAGCAAAAAGTGGTGAGCACCCATCTCCTGAATCACCACTCTTCCCGCTCTCATTGTGTCTTTACCATCTACGTGGAAAGCCGCGCGCGCCAGAAAGGCGATCTGCTTAGCCGATCGGAGCTGTCACTTGTGGACCTGGCCGGCTCCGAAAAGATAGGTCTTCTCTCCCACAACCCAAGCGCCAGGCTTGTCAAGGAGTCGATCGACATCAACACATCGCTGCTGGCTCTAGGAAAGGTGATCACAGCGCTCAGTAGTGGCCCTGCcccggcagctgcggagcTTAAAAGGAAGAACCTCGGTCTGGCACCTCGGgctcgcggcggtgcagagcagcaggcggccaCCCGGCACATTCCCTATCGTGATAGCAAGCTGACGATGCTCCTCAAGCACGCTCTCGGTGGCAATTCCCTCACCACCATGATTGCCTGCATCAGTCCTTCGGACCGCTACGTGGACGAGACAACTTCCACGCTCCTCTACGCAGGTCGCGCGAAGAATATACGCAATGCGCCGCACGTAAACGAGGAtgcgacgacggtgctgaTCCGGCAGCTCCGAGAGGAGATCTCTCAACTTAAAGCGGAGCTCGGGTATTACCGAGAGATGGCGGCGAACTCACTGGtagagcgagaggggcgcGTGAACGCGTGCGAGTGCTGTTGCGGCGGTGTCTACAAGGATCCCTTACGGTCTGTCGACCCATCGAGTCTCCCTGCCCGCGGCACGACGGAAGACATTGTCACGGTACATGAGGTGGACCAACTCGCTGACTCGCTTGTGGCCGCGTGCGGGATGCTAACCAACTTGATGCAGGTGAATGcacagctgcgcgagctctATGACGCGGTGCGAGACAGACAGGATGCCGCGGAACGCCGCGAGACAGAGCTGAACGCCGAAAACCTGGCGCTTCGTGAGCGTCTTGCCGTGTTGGAAGATATTGTGCTGCAAAATGAAGACCTGGGCGAGGTCAAGGAGAACAGCATGATCGGCAGCGATGAtgccagcgacgccgacgagaaACTTAACAGCAGCGAGCCGCTGGCGCGAGCGAGCAAGTCGGACAAGAGAAGAGGATGCTCGCGTGCGCAAGAAGAGACACTCGCGGTGGCGAAGGAGTCCTCCGCTGCACCGGCACTCGGGCGGCTTGCAGATGACagtgcgcgcggcggcaagtTGGCCGACAATAGTGCTGCAGGAACCTCCTCTTCCCAGAGGTTGACTTCCTCATCGACAGCCGTTGGGCAACCTGCCTCTGCAACGAAGGAGGATTGCAAATCCAACAGGCCCGCCTTGGTGTCACCTGacagcgaggcggtggcgtcgccggTACGCAAGATCGCACCTGGCTCGTCCACCATGGTTGAGCAGCTCGCCatcgcgctgcgcggcgtgccaAATGGCAGTTCTCCTTTCGACGCTGCCACGCTGGAGAACCCAGCCGACCGTGAGTCCTCCAGGAAGTGTGCAACGGATGATGAGGACCGAAGACGACTTCATGGTCGGacaaagaagaagcgcaaTGGGCTGGCGAACCGGCTCAAGGATTACGAGGCGCTGTACCGGACACCTCACACCATTGAAACATACGCTGACTACTACAAGCAGCCGGCACGCAGCCAAAGTCTGGCGGTGGTTGTTCCTGGAGTTCCAGCGATCCGGGCCTCTGAGGCTGTTGCGCCGCACGTGACAGTCACGCTGCAGGACATGAAGATGACAGTGTCAAAGCTGCCCAAGGCGGTTGTGCAAGAATACGTGCCTTCCTCCCTTTTGCGGCCGGGTCTGTTCGGGTGCTTGGCcttcggcggtggcgattCCGAGAAGGTATTGTTCGAGCAGAACCGTAGCTCCCGCGAAGCACGTCTGCGTGcgttgcagcagcgtcagcaggAGTTGTACCGGCAGGTTCACCTGGCGGTTCACGGGCTTCGATCCGAGGATCCAGCCAGTGCCGTCTCTCCACCCCCGTCAGGGTCAGCCACTTCGTCAGCGGCTagtgcgccgcagcgaccaAACTCCACGAGCGATATCCCAGGTATTTCGGGCAAGCAAGAGgagatgagcagcagcagaagcggcttTGCACATCTCTCTTGTGGGCCAGCCCTAGCCTACGCTCCCCAGGCTGTCAATCGCACGGGCACCGGCCCGTACCCTGAGCTTAGTATTCGGCAGCGACCATGCGCGCCCTCCGACAGCATGAAACGGCTTATGAGGTACATGGAATGCGACAGGTGA
- the RH gene encoding putative ATP dependent DEAD-box helicase, producing MPRPRTTSAYRLRRSTVPCVQSLGAFSHLIIATRTIVQSNVTGGVRSLLDQFETRTLITRLRRNRNGNYYRFRQKLWLSQEALEKELTEITYSPVERQPFALLPQREAPRQVFACEGRGGTLLLEEVQAEARRASASESSSTPAAASILPSQSERCDDNDSLDFMASLLQADQSVGSKIITEADVEGTVLESARFRARQILASDLTCNAVAVSPSTSVSLRKPAESTDAAGTSWSALGLDPLISSAAKQLYGPVPTRLQARLLPALLNEDHNDVLFNGVTGSGKTSALVLGLLQGIRSEAAGMNILVATNTMNAMRLHDTVKALCRRAGGGVVVDRPADDYSWLFLGTYREDYESYYEHLRRGLRRATGPARLFITTADVMCQLLFEKKMEFEDFGYLRRVYVDDIGAQVPLLPESAPVAVVRERLRNPLAAELLLGTLHQLPGPHVRSVLQLGMVSADVDGKLKDHLQALCMKPVAQTTVLSTVRIPSTVHCLFSFFLNDREDRFTYLARLLWNARETIPGRAVLFVPDAEDVLNARRRLRGLGADVKIFSEVHGGSEFKGDWKFLLLKESEAFGVDLPLVSHVFITFAPTSWQRFLHMCGRTGRMGNVGWVYVVSDKQDAKSVREVAEALSVDFCNHVISDDLQQVRPADVERFTKQPELYGLDPQFAVRQHYTVQAENPDMAYRKREFFSKPAMKQFQMEDYTPIPIKQRRFDHARQLSQDVERNPSIVLDMQKRGLLDAHLKPTKTLKRYMDLKTHREAPDPFQKERKRPQRR from the coding sequence ATGCCACGGCCCCGGACAACCAGCGCGTATCGCTTACGGCGCTCCACGGTGCCCTGTGTACAGAGTCTGGGCGCATTTTCTCATCTGATCATCGCTACACGCACCATTGTGCAGTCAAACGTGACAGGAGGCGTCCGCAGTCTCCTGGACCAGTTTGAGACCCGAACACTCATCACCCGGCTGAGGCGTAACCGCAACGGCAACTACTACCGCTTCCGACAGAAGCTCTGGCTCTCGCAAGAGGCactggagaaggagctgacGGAGATCACGTACAGCCCggtggagcggcagccgttcgcgttgctgccgcagcgcgagGCTCCCCGTCAAGTGTTCGCCTGTGaaggccgcggcggcacatTGCTCCTTGAAGAGGTGCAAGCAGAAGCACGGCGGGCGAGCGCCTCAGAAAGCAGTTccacacctgcagctgcgtcgatACTTCCGAGCCAAAGTGAGCGATGTGACGATAATGACTCGCTTGACTTCATGGCGAGTCTGCTTCAAGCAGATCAATCTGTGGGCAGCAAGATCATCACGGAGGCGGACGTGGAGGGCACCGTTCTCGAGTCCGCTCGCTTTCGCGCTCGGCAAATTCTCGCAAGCGATCTCACGtgcaacgccgtcgccgtctcgCCCTCCACTTCCGTCTCGCTTCGCAAGCCCGCCGAGTCTACCGACGCAGCGGGAACGTCGTGGTCAGCACTCGGCCTGGACCCGCTCATTAGTTCTGCAGCCAAGCAGCTTTACGGGCCGGTGCCGACGCGTCTGCAGGCCCGCCTGCTACCTGCCCTACTCAACGAGGATCACAACGACGTGCTCTTCAACGGTGTCACAGGGAGCGGCAAAACGTCGGCGCTCGTTTTGGGTCTCCTGCAGGGCATCCGCAGCGAGGCCGCTGGCATGAACATCCTTGTAGCGACAAATACAATGAACGCCATGCGACTACACGACACAGTCAAGGCGCTCTGTAGGCGAgcgggtggcggcgtcgtggtCGACCGGCCTGCGGACGACTACTCCTGGCTCTTCCTTGGCACTTACAGAGAGGACTACGAGTCCTACTACGAGCATCTTCGGCGTGGGTTACGGCGTGCGACCGGTCCAGCTCGGCTATTCATCACGACCGCCGACGTCATGTGTCAGCTCTTGTTTGAGAAGAAAATGGAGTTTGAGGACTTTGGCTACCTGCGACGCGTCTACGTGGACGATATTGGTGCACAGGTGCCCTTGCTGCCGGAGAGTGCCCCTGTAGCCGTGGTGCGGGAACGACTGCGCAACCCGCTGGCTGCGGAACTGCTGTTGGGGACGCTGCATCAGCTGCCTGGCCCTCACGTTCggtcggtgctgcagctcggtATGGTATCCGCTGACGTAGATGGCAAACTAAAGGATCATCTGCAGGCACTGTGCATGAAGCCCGTGGCCCAGACGACGGTACTGTCCACCGTCCGCATCCCCTCCACTGTGCACTGCCTTTTCTCCTTCTTCCTCAATGATAGGGAGGATCGCTTCACCTACCTTGCGCGCCTCCTGTGGAATGCGCGGGAGACGATTCCTGGCCGCGCTGTCCTCTTTGTTCCGGACGCCGAGGACGTTCTCAATGCACGGCGGCGACTCCGCGGACTTGGCGCAGACGTCAAGATATTCTCGGAGGTACACGGAGGCAGCGAGTTCAAGGGTGACTGGAAGTTTCTGCTCTTGAAGGAGTCGGAGGCGTTCGGTGTCGACTTGCCCCTCGTCTCGCACGTCTTTATCACCTTCGCGCCGACTTCGTGGCAGCGCTTCCTGCATATGTGCGGGCGCACCGGTCGGATGGGCAACGTTGGCTGGGTCTACGTTGTGAGCGACAAGCAAGACGCGAAGAGCGTTCGCGAGGTTGCCGAGGCGCTTTCAGTAGACTTCTGCAATCATGTTATCAGCGATGACCTTCAGCAGGTTCGACCCGCGGACGTGGAGCGCTTCACAAAGCAGCCCGAGCTTTATGGTCTTGATCCTCAGTTTGCCGTGCGACAGCACTACACGGTGCAAGCCGAGAATCCAGATATGGCGTACCGCAAGCGCGAGTTTTTCTCAAAGCCAGCGATGAAACAATTTCAGATGGAGGACTACACCCCAATCCCGATCAAGCAGCGTCGCTTCGACCACGCTAGGCAGCTGTCCCAGGATGTGGAGCGGAACCCATCCATTGTGCTTGACATGCAGAAGAGGGGGCTGCTGGATGCTCACCTCAAGCCCACAAAAACGCTAAAGCGATACATGGACCTGAAGACGCATAGGGAGGCACCAGACCCTTTCCAGAAAGAGCGAAAACGCCCTCAGCGCCGATGA